In Streptomyces sp. NBC_01439, the following are encoded in one genomic region:
- a CDS encoding GNAT family N-acetyltransferase — translation MTELRTERLVLRGWRDSDLAPWAAMNADAEVREHFQDVLTREQSEGAAARFQADLDRRGWGWWAVEVAATGEFIGFTGLDPVDEDMPVTGVEVGWRLARTAWGHGYATEAALAALDFGFDSLALPEILAITTATNLRSRAVMQRLGMTHDPAEDHDDMSVPAGPLRLNVVYRISAGERQPSAR, via the coding sequence ATGACCGAACTACGAACCGAACGCCTCGTCCTTCGCGGGTGGCGCGACAGCGACCTCGCCCCATGGGCGGCGATGAACGCCGACGCCGAAGTCCGCGAACACTTTCAGGATGTACTCACACGCGAGCAGAGCGAAGGGGCAGCAGCCCGCTTCCAAGCCGATCTCGACCGGCGAGGCTGGGGCTGGTGGGCGGTAGAGGTCGCGGCGACGGGCGAGTTCATCGGCTTCACGGGCCTCGATCCGGTCGACGAGGACATGCCCGTCACGGGGGTCGAGGTGGGCTGGCGCCTGGCCCGCACGGCCTGGGGGCACGGATACGCGACCGAAGCCGCCCTGGCAGCGCTGGATTTCGGCTTCGACTCCCTCGCCCTGCCGGAGATCCTGGCCATCACCACAGCCACCAACCTCCGCTCCCGGGCGGTCATGCAACGCCTGGGCATGACCCATGACCCCGCCGAGGACCACGACGACATGAGCGTCCCTGCCGGCCCGCTACGCCTGAACGTCGTCTACCGGATCTCGGCAGGTGAACGGCAGCCCAGCGCGCGGTAG
- a CDS encoding acyl-CoA thioester hydrolase/BAAT C-terminal domain-containing protein, whose amino-acid sequence MDVVEHDLNHPWEGVLAAPTHGSDVGVLVLAGSSGRIERERARLLAQQGIVALSIRWFGGPGQSPEICEIPLETFTAAVDFLTANGVRRIGILGVSKGAEAALLTAVHDPRVDVVIALSPTSRVWCNVGPGPDGQQRPYRSSWTWQGRPLPFVPMDDSWAPVNHGSGPVAIRGWYELSERSFAHLLPPAEIPVDKARADLVLVAGGDDAMWPSLRFAEQLAERRRSAGTTAHLIARHDAGHRPRLPGESLAPASPHFLYGGTPEADVLLGEAAWPHILDKLVGTTPSSC is encoded by the coding sequence GTGGACGTTGTTGAGCACGACCTGAACCATCCCTGGGAAGGCGTTCTCGCTGCTCCTACCCATGGCAGTGACGTCGGCGTCCTGGTGCTAGCCGGTTCCAGCGGACGCATCGAACGCGAGCGAGCACGTCTCCTCGCTCAGCAGGGCATCGTGGCTCTGTCCATCCGCTGGTTCGGCGGGCCAGGGCAGTCTCCGGAAATCTGTGAGATCCCCTTGGAAACCTTCACCGCTGCCGTGGACTTCCTCACCGCGAACGGGGTACGACGCATCGGCATCCTCGGTGTCTCCAAGGGTGCTGAAGCAGCTCTGCTCACGGCCGTGCACGACCCGCGCGTGGACGTTGTCATCGCGCTGTCGCCCACATCCCGAGTCTGGTGCAATGTGGGTCCGGGCCCCGATGGGCAACAGCGCCCGTACCGGTCTTCCTGGACCTGGCAGGGGCGCCCCTTGCCCTTCGTCCCGATGGATGACTCCTGGGCCCCCGTCAACCACGGCAGTGGTCCGGTCGCCATCCGCGGCTGGTACGAACTCAGCGAGCGCAGCTTCGCTCACCTGCTCCCTCCGGCAGAGATCCCCGTCGACAAGGCCCGGGCTGACCTGGTGCTCGTCGCCGGCGGCGACGACGCGATGTGGCCTTCGCTCCGCTTCGCAGAACAACTGGCAGAACGACGACGCTCAGCCGGGACCACCGCGCACCTCATCGCCCGCCACGATGCCGGCCACCGACCGCGCCTTCCGGGCGAGAGCCTGGCGCCCGCCTCCCCGCATTTCCTGTACGGGGGCACGCCCGAAGCCGACGTGCTCCTGGGGGAGGCTGCGTGGCCGCACATCCTCGACAAGCTCGTCGGAACAACTCCCTCCAGTTGCTGA
- a CDS encoding serine hydrolase domain-containing protein translates to MTRHSSPEAIAEGTPAVPAADVTTTPARAALQQVLDRAAAPGGAPGVVVDVRDGHGPWFGSAGVSDTGTGDERRPGERFRIGSTTKAFTATLVLQLAAEGRLGLDDTVEQWLPGMVAGNGYDGRAVTIRQLLNHTSGIFNYGNDEQFFTKGIGAAWFEHRYDTYAPEQLIRIGLATPPSFAPGEAFLYSNTNYFLAGLIFEKVTGVTLADALIQRIARPLGLTGTYLPGTEPTIRGPHPRHYSTLFASDARPEVHDATEMNQSFAWAAGGVISTTRDLQRFFGALLQGHLVPAEQQQEMFTTVDTAGPVPWIPGTRYGLGVFSWALPSGVTVWGNAGATYGSWTCAMGSRDGKHLLTSQVNGDWSGLGVFGDILTTEFGAATAAGGS, encoded by the coding sequence ATGACCCGTCACTCTTCCCCCGAGGCGATCGCAGAGGGCACGCCGGCGGTCCCCGCGGCGGACGTCACCACCACCCCCGCCCGCGCCGCACTGCAGCAGGTCCTGGACCGCGCCGCCGCCCCGGGAGGCGCTCCCGGCGTCGTCGTCGACGTACGAGACGGCCACGGTCCGTGGTTCGGCTCGGCAGGCGTCTCGGACACCGGGACCGGGGACGAGCGCCGGCCGGGCGAGCGGTTCCGGATCGGGAGCACGACGAAGGCGTTCACGGCCACGCTGGTCCTGCAGTTGGCGGCCGAGGGCAGGTTGGGCCTTGATGACACGGTGGAGCAATGGCTGCCCGGGATGGTGGCGGGCAACGGCTACGACGGCCGTGCGGTCACCATCAGGCAGTTGCTCAACCACACCAGCGGCATCTTCAACTACGGCAACGACGAGCAGTTCTTCACGAAGGGCATCGGTGCGGCCTGGTTCGAGCACCGCTACGACACCTACGCCCCCGAGCAGTTGATCAGGATCGGCCTGGCCACCCCACCGTCCTTCGCTCCGGGGGAAGCCTTCCTGTACTCCAACACCAACTACTTCCTGGCCGGCCTGATCTTCGAGAAGGTCACGGGCGTGACGTTGGCCGATGCGCTCATCCAGCGGATCGCCCGCCCCCTGGGGCTCACCGGAACCTACCTGCCGGGCACGGAACCGACCATCCGAGGGCCGCACCCCCGGCACTACTCCACCCTCTTCGCCTCCGACGCCCGACCCGAGGTCCACGACGCGACCGAGATGAACCAGTCCTTCGCCTGGGCGGCAGGCGGCGTCATCTCGACTACGCGCGACCTGCAGCGCTTCTTCGGCGCACTGCTCCAGGGCCACCTGGTGCCGGCCGAGCAGCAGCAGGAGATGTTCACCACCGTCGACACCGCGGGACCCGTCCCGTGGATCCCCGGCACCCGGTACGGCCTGGGCGTCTTCTCCTGGGCGCTGCCGTCCGGCGTCACGGTCTGGGGCAACGCGGGTGCGACGTACGGCTCGTGGACCTGCGCCATGGGCTCCCGTGACGGCAAGCACCTGCTCACCAGCCAGGTCAACGGCGACTGGAGCGGCCTGGGCGTCTTCGGCGACATCCTCACCACCGAGTTCGGCGCGGCGACGGCGGCCGGCGGGAGCTGA
- a CDS encoding alpha/beta fold hydrolase — MTHTRIHPVTAGTLPIEAGELFYESAGEGPTVILLHGGMLDLNMWDEQFSWLAGQGYHVVRFDARGHGRSSTVTQDYAHHDDVQALLTHLDVPCATLIGLSLGARTALDMTLAHPESVSALVLASPGVSGRPFTDPYVAHHTAQQMAAVGDRAGGAQRFVEHFLRMWVDGPFRQPSQVDPDLRERMRASATANVVRHAGGLGAGVPGEIGAADRLAAIAVPTLVLDGELDSSDISSHARAIAQDVPGARHQRLPSAAHMVNLESTELFNLAVESFLAPVIGLG, encoded by the coding sequence ATGACACACACGCGGATTCATCCTGTTACGGCCGGCACCTTACCCATCGAGGCGGGCGAGCTCTTCTACGAGTCGGCAGGCGAAGGCCCCACCGTCATACTTCTGCACGGCGGCATGCTCGACCTGAACATGTGGGACGAGCAGTTCTCGTGGCTCGCGGGCCAGGGGTACCACGTCGTCCGCTTTGATGCCCGCGGGCACGGGCGTTCCTCCACGGTCACTCAGGACTACGCCCACCATGACGATGTGCAGGCCCTGCTCACCCACCTCGATGTCCCTTGCGCCACGCTCATCGGGCTTTCCCTCGGTGCCCGGACCGCCCTGGACATGACGTTGGCCCATCCGGAAAGCGTCTCGGCACTGGTCCTCGCCTCACCCGGGGTGAGCGGCCGGCCGTTCACCGACCCGTACGTCGCGCACCACACCGCACAGCAGATGGCCGCGGTGGGTGACCGGGCAGGCGGTGCGCAGCGGTTCGTGGAGCACTTTCTCCGGATGTGGGTGGACGGGCCGTTCCGTCAGCCCTCCCAGGTCGACCCCGACCTGCGCGAGCGGATGCGCGCGTCGGCAACCGCAAACGTCGTCCGGCACGCCGGTGGCCTCGGGGCGGGTGTACCCGGAGAGATCGGGGCAGCGGACCGGCTGGCCGCCATCGCCGTGCCCACCTTGGTCCTCGATGGAGAACTCGACAGCAGCGACATCTCCTCCCACGCTCGGGCCATCGCCCAAGACGTTCCCGGTGCCCGTCACCAACGCCTCCCGTCGGCTGCCCACATGGTCAACCTCGAGAGCACGGAACTCTTCAACCTCGCGGTCGAGTCCTTCCTCGCGCCCGTGATCGGCCTCGGCTGA
- a CDS encoding MarR family winged helix-turn-helix transcriptional regulator, giving the protein MSGVQRTNDEPPVGFLLYEVIRSLWPLHRTIVRAVERELVGTGMTAGQHAVIDELRRGGPRTVPQLARLLGLDRQPVQRLVNDATALGLTESAPNPEHRRSHLIRLTPKGEATISSIQEAEDAELRRRLADLSAGDVTTALKVLRRLGEEFKELAQDAQPPPKDRGDDTP; this is encoded by the coding sequence ATGAGTGGCGTTCAGCGTACGAATGACGAGCCCCCGGTCGGGTTCCTGCTGTACGAAGTCATCCGCAGCCTGTGGCCGCTCCACCGTACGATCGTGCGTGCCGTGGAGCGGGAGCTGGTGGGCACGGGCATGACGGCCGGTCAGCACGCGGTGATCGACGAGTTGCGCAGGGGCGGCCCTCGAACCGTCCCTCAACTGGCCCGTCTGCTGGGCCTGGACCGGCAGCCGGTCCAGCGTCTGGTGAACGATGCGACGGCCCTGGGGCTGACCGAGAGCGCCCCGAACCCGGAGCACCGGCGCTCGCACCTGATCAGGCTCACCCCGAAGGGGGAGGCCACCATCAGCAGCATCCAGGAAGCCGAGGACGCCGAACTGCGGCGCCGCCTGGCCGACCTTTCCGCAGGTGACGTCACGACGGCCTTGAAAGTACTCCGCCGCCTCGGCGAGGAATTCAAGGAGCTCGCGCAAGACGCCCAGCCGCCCCCGAAGGACCGAGGAGACGACACACCATGA